One part of the Parasphingorhabdus sp. SCSIO 66989 genome encodes these proteins:
- the glpD gene encoding glycerol-3-phosphate dehydrogenase produces MAENTLYDLAIIGGGINGAAIARDASGRGLKVLLLEKGDLACETSSASSKLVHGGLRYLEHLEFRLVREALLEREVLLQSAPHIIWPLRIVLPHNTNLRPAWMLRLGLFLYDNLGARKILPGTETVDLHQPPYAGILQEHLQKGFSFADCWTDDARMVVLNALDAAERGADIRVRTRCSGLKREDAHWHITAETAEGEKQFQARAVVNAAGMAVDDILNRAYPGSNRQNLRLVKGSHIVVRRLYLGEHLYMFQNSDKRIVFAIPYERDFTLIGTTDTPYDPADGPPEISEAETEYLLSIANEYFATPVTRQDIVWTYSGVRPLYDDKADNASTVTRDYVFDLDAPEDGAALLSIFGGKITTCRKLAEHAMEKLADPLGLSEDSGPEKPGWTAHKALPGGDIADADFDAFFAELEASYLWMPQDMLWRMGRCYGTRIHNIIGNCDRMEQLGAQFGGGLSEAEVRYLVDQEWAREAEDILWRRTKCGLHMSEAEQADFHEWFAKSFTRRREDAES; encoded by the coding sequence ATGGCCGAGAACACTCTCTACGACCTTGCGATCATCGGCGGTGGTATCAACGGCGCGGCGATTGCGCGTGATGCTTCAGGGCGCGGCCTAAAAGTGCTGCTCCTGGAAAAGGGCGATCTGGCGTGCGAGACCAGCAGCGCCTCGAGCAAATTGGTGCATGGCGGCTTGCGCTATCTCGAGCATCTGGAGTTCCGGCTGGTGCGTGAGGCTTTGCTGGAGCGTGAGGTGCTGTTGCAATCGGCGCCGCATATTATCTGGCCGCTACGGATCGTACTGCCGCATAACACAAACCTGCGTCCTGCCTGGATGCTGCGGCTGGGATTGTTTCTCTATGACAATCTTGGCGCGCGCAAAATCCTGCCCGGCACAGAGACTGTCGATCTGCATCAGCCGCCCTATGCCGGGATATTGCAGGAGCACTTGCAAAAGGGGTTCTCCTTTGCCGATTGCTGGACCGATGATGCGCGCATGGTGGTGTTGAACGCGCTCGATGCGGCGGAGCGCGGTGCCGATATCCGGGTACGCACCCGTTGTAGCGGGTTGAAGCGCGAAGATGCGCATTGGCATATCACCGCCGAGACAGCGGAAGGTGAGAAACAGTTTCAAGCACGCGCTGTGGTCAATGCGGCGGGCATGGCGGTGGACGATATCTTGAACCGCGCCTATCCCGGCAGCAACCGACAGAATCTGCGCCTTGTGAAGGGCAGTCATATCGTCGTGCGGCGGCTCTATCTGGGGGAGCATCTCTATATGTTCCAGAATAGCGACAAGCGTATCGTGTTCGCCATCCCCTATGAGCGCGATTTCACCCTGATCGGGACTACCGACACCCCCTATGATCCTGCCGATGGGCCGCCGGAGATATCAGAGGCAGAGACGGAATATCTGCTCTCTATAGCGAATGAGTATTTCGCCACGCCGGTGACGCGGCAGGATATTGTCTGGACCTATTCCGGCGTGCGGCCGCTTTATGATGACAAGGCGGACAATGCCTCGACGGTGACGCGCGACTATGTGTTTGATCTCGATGCGCCGGAGGATGGTGCGGCCTTGCTCTCCATCTTTGGCGGCAAGATCACCACCTGTCGTAAGCTCGCCGAACATGCGATGGAAAAGCTGGCTGACCCATTGGGGCTGAGCGAAGATAGCGGACCGGAAAAACCGGGCTGGACGGCACATAAGGCGCTGCCGGGCGGCGATATCGCCGATGCGGATTTTGATGCGTTCTTTGCCGAGTTGGAGGCTAGTTATCTTTGGATGCCTCAGGATATGCTGTGGCGCATGGGCCGCTGCTATGGCACGCGTATTCATAATATCATCGGCAATTGTGATCGGATGGAGCAACTCGGCGCTCAGTTTGGTGGCGGCCTCAGCGAAGCCGAGGTGCGTTATCTTGTCGATCAGGAATGGGCGCGGGAAGCCGAGGACATCCTCTGGCGTCGCACCAAATGCGGCTTGCATATGAGCGAGGCGGAGCAGGCGGACTTCCACGAATGGTTTGCAAAGAGTTTCACGCGGAGACGCGAAGACGCGGAGAGCTAA
- the ccmA gene encoding heme ABC exporter ATP-binding protein CcmA produces MPRQIMADTHSISGEQARLSAKSLGCRRGDRLLFRGLDIELAPGDALTLVGPNGIGKSSLLRIVAGLLPIFTGSLEVTGNIALCDDRLPLESDQTLAKALRFWQAIDGISDARRDAALEALDLTALADIPVRIFSTGQRKRAALALMATGDAPIWLVDEPANGLDQAALELLGELFSAHRNAGGVILAASHLPLPGLGDATLDIAHYQPDAEDAL; encoded by the coding sequence ATGCCCCGCCAGATTATGGCGGATACACATTCCATCTCTGGTGAACAGGCCCGGCTTTCGGCAAAGTCTTTAGGTTGTCGGCGCGGTGACCGGCTGCTGTTTCGCGGGCTGGATATAGAGCTTGCGCCCGGTGATGCGCTTACCTTGGTTGGGCCCAATGGCATCGGCAAGTCGAGCTTGCTGAGGATAGTTGCCGGACTGTTGCCTATCTTTACCGGATCGCTTGAGGTGACGGGCAATATTGCTCTGTGTGATGACCGCCTGCCGCTCGAAAGCGACCAGACGCTCGCCAAAGCGCTGCGCTTCTGGCAGGCGATTGATGGCATTTCCGATGCCCGCCGTGACGCCGCTTTGGAGGCACTCGATCTGACAGCCCTGGCCGATATTCCGGTGCGGATATTCTCCACCGGTCAGCGCAAGCGTGCGGCACTGGCGCTGATGGCGACGGGCGACGCGCCGATCTGGCTGGTGGATGAGCCTGCCAATGGTCTCGATCAGGCAGCGCTCGAACTGTTGGGTGAACTGTTCAGCGCGCATCGCAATGCTGGCGGGGTCATCCTTGCGGCGTCGCATCTGCCCTTGCCCGGGCTGGGTGATGCCACGCTGGACATTGCCCATTATCAGCCCGATGCAGAGGATGCGCTGTGA
- a CDS encoding ABC transporter permease/substrate-binding protein, with amino-acid sequence MSDLFGEAFIESFGRVPELLAEHIQLAFSALALGLVIALPLAVWAARSPVVARIALSFASLIQTIPALALLALFYPLLLVLNTLLGDIITPLGFLPSLLALILYALLPILRNAVTGLHAVDPALTEAADGIGMTSAQKLRLVEAPLAAPTIMAGIRTASVWTIGAATLSTTVGQPSLGDLIFAGLQTQNWSLVLAGCLSSAALAILVDTLLGMVEYGIAHRSRWRIWTGLGLLALGLVVALLPRGGGDDANTIVIGTKRFSEQYILARVVGQRLEEAGYAVEYREGLGSAVLFQAVANGDVDISVDYAGTIWTNEMERTDRKPRGEMLEEITSWVDSEHGTLLVGALGFENTYAFAVRPEDAERLGLESLDDLARVSPQFTFGTDLEFLERPEWKAVKAAYPLRFKEERAFEPTFMYRALSSGQADVISAFSSDGRVAAYNFVVLSDPEGAVPSYDAMLMLTGKRREDAKLVAALKPLIGAIPVEKMRAANYRVDRDEDKQSPSEAARWLRQELGL; translated from the coding sequence ATGAGCGATCTGTTTGGCGAGGCTTTTATTGAGAGCTTTGGCCGCGTGCCCGAATTGCTTGCCGAGCATATCCAACTGGCATTTTCCGCGCTGGCGCTGGGGCTGGTTATTGCGCTGCCGCTCGCCGTCTGGGCCGCGCGCAGTCCGGTGGTGGCGCGTATAGCGCTCAGCTTTGCCAGCCTGATCCAGACGATCCCGGCGCTGGCTTTGCTGGCGCTCTTCTATCCGCTGCTGTTGGTGCTCAATACACTGCTCGGCGATATCATCACACCGCTTGGGTTTCTGCCCTCACTACTGGCGCTGATCCTCTATGCATTGCTGCCGATCCTGAGAAATGCGGTGACCGGGCTGCATGCGGTGGACCCTGCGCTCACCGAAGCCGCTGACGGCATCGGTATGACCTCGGCGCAGAAACTGCGGCTGGTCGAGGCACCGCTCGCTGCCCCCACCATTATGGCCGGTATCCGCACTGCATCAGTCTGGACCATCGGCGCAGCAACCCTCTCCACCACGGTTGGCCAACCGAGCCTGGGCGATCTGATCTTTGCCGGGTTGCAAACGCAAAACTGGTCGCTGGTGCTTGCCGGATGCCTGTCTTCGGCGGCGTTGGCCATTCTTGTCGACACCCTGCTCGGCATGGTCGAATATGGCATCGCTCATCGCAGCCGCTGGCGGATATGGACCGGACTGGGTCTGTTGGCGCTTGGGCTGGTCGTGGCGCTGCTGCCGCGTGGCGGCGGCGATGATGCCAATACTATTGTTATCGGTACAAAGCGTTTTTCCGAGCAATATATTCTCGCCCGCGTTGTCGGTCAGAGGCTGGAAGAAGCCGGCTATGCGGTGGAATATCGTGAGGGGCTTGGATCGGCGGTGCTGTTCCAGGCGGTGGCCAATGGCGATGTCGATATTTCGGTCGATTATGCCGGAACCATCTGGACCAATGAGATGGAGCGCACCGACCGCAAGCCACGCGGCGAAATGCTGGAAGAAATCACCAGCTGGGTCGATAGCGAGCATGGCACGCTGCTGGTCGGCGCGCTGGGTTTTGAGAACACCTATGCCTTTGCCGTGCGCCCTGAGGATGCCGAGCGTCTGGGGCTGGAGAGCCTTGATGATCTGGCGCGCGTGTCACCACAATTCACCTTCGGCACCGATCTGGAGTTCCTTGAAAGGCCTGAATGGAAGGCGGTCAAAGCCGCCTATCCCTTGCGGTTCAAGGAAGAGCGCGCCTTTGAACCGACCTTTATGTATCGCGCGCTCTCCAGCGGTCAGGCAGACGTTATTTCCGCCTTTTCTTCCGATGGTCGGGTTGCCGCCTATAACTTCGTGGTTTTGAGCGATCCCGAAGGCGCGGTACCCAGCTATGATGCGATGCTGATGCTGACCGGCAAGCGCCGCGAGGATGCGAAACTGGTGGCGGCGCTGAAGCCTCTGATCGGCGCAATTCCGGTTGAGAAAATGCGCGCCGCCAATTATCGCGTTGACCGGGATGAGGACAAGCAAAGCCCGTCAGAGGCCGCGCGCTGGTTAAGACAGGAACTGGGGTTATAG
- a CDS encoding heme exporter protein CcmB, with the protein MSRPGLPAILLRLIRRDVARAYGLGGGDSGQGGFLLPVLFFLTVAILYPFAVGPDMPLLSRTGGGVIWVAALLAAILPIDRLVLPDQQTGHYDFYAVRGIAEEWIMAAKIIAHWLSFAPPLLLATIIASALLGQDSEQLTVLMTGLLLATPGLAALAVLIAAIMAGLRSGTALGGLLFLPLAVPMLIFGAGSNVQGGQNGFMLLAAVSLFLVAISPIAAGAAIRAARD; encoded by the coding sequence GTGAGCCGTCCGGGCCTCCCCGCCATATTGCTGCGGCTGATCCGCCGTGATGTGGCCCGCGCCTATGGTCTGGGCGGGGGAGATAGTGGGCAAGGCGGTTTTCTGCTGCCGGTGTTGTTCTTTCTCACCGTCGCCATTCTCTACCCCTTTGCCGTCGGCCCCGATATGCCGCTGCTCTCCCGCACTGGCGGCGGAGTCATCTGGGTCGCGGCGCTGCTGGCGGCGATCCTGCCTATTGATCGGCTGGTGCTCCCCGACCAGCAGACGGGCCATTATGATTTCTACGCGGTGCGCGGAATAGCCGAGGAATGGATAATGGCGGCCAAGATTATCGCCCATTGGCTCAGTTTCGCGCCACCGCTGCTGCTCGCCACGATCATCGCTTCGGCGCTGTTGGGGCAGGATAGCGAACAACTTACCGTGCTGATGACCGGCCTATTGCTGGCCACACCGGGACTGGCGGCGCTGGCGGTATTGATCGCGGCGATCATGGCGGGCCTGCGCTCGGGCACGGCGCTGGGTGGGCTGCTTTTCCTGCCATTGGCCGTACCGATGCTGATCTTTGGCGCAGGCAGTAATGTGCAAGGCGGGCAAAATGGCTTTATGCTGTTGGCGGCGGTTAGCCTGTTTCTAGTGGCCATATCGCCAATCGCGGCTGGTGCCGCAATCCGCGCGGCGCGGGATTGA
- a CDS encoding SDR family oxidoreductase, with translation MAQKSIFITGGASGLGREVGRYFGERGWFVGLADINAEGLAESAALIPEGQSSTHMLDVTNREQWKSVVAEFAEKTGGTMHVLFNNAGIGSGGPIQDMLDEDIDKQIAVNFTGVLNGTRACFEMLKNTEDSCILYTASAAGIYGVADLSVYSATKFAVRGLAEAHDIELRKHGIRSRSLMPGFIDTAIIGEVIEGTNQTGKQRLESAGVEVSPIEIIGPAAWEAVHGDKVHTPVNKMAKQLWFASRWMRGRLRKQQVELANIGDVVGGNL, from the coding sequence ATGGCGCAGAAATCGATTTTTATTACCGGCGGTGCATCGGGATTGGGACGTGAGGTAGGCCGTTATTTCGGTGAGCGCGGATGGTTTGTCGGTCTGGCGGACATCAATGCTGAAGGACTGGCCGAAAGTGCTGCGCTGATCCCCGAAGGACAGAGTTCAACCCATATGCTCGACGTCACCAATCGCGAGCAGTGGAAGAGTGTAGTTGCCGAGTTCGCCGAGAAAACCGGCGGCACCATGCATGTGCTGTTCAACAATGCCGGTATTGGCAGCGGCGGGCCGATTCAGGATATGCTCGACGAGGACATTGACAAGCAGATTGCCGTCAATTTCACCGGTGTTCTCAATGGCACCCGCGCCTGTTTTGAGATGCTGAAGAATACAGAAGATAGCTGCATTCTCTACACTGCATCTGCGGCGGGCATTTATGGCGTGGCGGACCTAAGTGTCTATAGCGCAACCAAATTTGCGGTGCGTGGCCTGGCCGAGGCGCATGATATTGAGCTGCGCAAACATGGCATTCGCTCGCGCTCGCTGATGCCTGGCTTTATCGACACCGCGATTATCGGAGAGGTGATTGAGGGCACCAATCAGACTGGCAAGCAACGGCTGGAATCAGCGGGTGTCGAGGTCAGCCCGATCGAGATTATCGGACCCGCCGCCTGGGAAGCGGTGCATGGCGACAAGGTGCACACCCCGGTCAACAAAATGGCGAAACAACTATGGTTCGCCTCGCGCTGGATGCGCGGCCGCCTGCGCAAGCAACAGGTCGAACTGGCGAATATCGGCGATGTTGTCGGCGGAAATTTATAA
- a CDS encoding 2Fe-2S iron-sulfur cluster-binding protein, producing MPELIVVDRAGNEKAVEAEAGLSVMEAIRDNGFDELLALCGGCCSCATCHVHVDEAFIDKLPAMDEDEDDLLESSDHRNDQSRLSCQITMTDDLAGLKVAIAPED from the coding sequence ATGCCAGAATTGATTGTTGTCGACCGCGCCGGAAATGAAAAAGCCGTTGAGGCCGAAGCCGGACTGTCGGTTATGGAAGCCATTCGCGACAATGGCTTTGACGAACTGCTGGCGCTCTGTGGTGGCTGCTGCTCTTGCGCCACCTGCCATGTCCATGTTGACGAGGCCTTTATCGACAAGCTGCCCGCAATGGACGAGGATGAGGACGATCTTCTGGAAAGCTCCGACCACCGCAATGACCAATCGCGGTTGAGCTGTCAGATTACGATGACAGATGATCTGGCGGGTCTGAAAGTGGCAATTGCGCCTGAGGATTGA
- a CDS encoding 4a-hydroxytetrahydrobiopterin dehydratase, translating to MAAISPLSEAERSAALQDLPQWTYDKDNKGIARSFAFGNFVEAFGFMSSVALLAEKADHHPEWSNVYNRVEILLTTHDAGGLSERDIALAKQIDALI from the coding sequence ATGGCCGCCATCAGCCCCCTAAGCGAAGCCGAGCGCAGCGCCGCGCTCCAGGATCTGCCGCAATGGACCTATGACAAGGACAATAAAGGCATCGCCCGCAGCTTCGCCTTTGGCAATTTTGTCGAGGCGTTCGGCTTTATGTCCTCGGTGGCGCTGCTGGCGGAAAAGGCGGACCATCATCCGGAATGGTCAAACGTCTATAACCGGGTGGAAATTTTGCTGACGACGCATGATGCCGGTGGTTTATCCGAGCGGGATATCGCACTGGCGAAGCAGATTGATGCGTTGATCTAG
- a CDS encoding competence/damage-inducible protein A yields the protein MTSTKIWTAGMVVIGDEILSGRTQDKNVAQLAKWLNVQGIRLAEVRVVSDDEAAIVEAVNTLRARNDYLFTTGGIGPTHDDITVDAISVALGVDVVVHPKAKAVLEAYYADKGGVTEARLRMARVPDGAELIENRMSGAPGIRRGNIFIMAGVPHIMAGMLDALTGTLEGGAPLISETLGCWTAESEVANLLGEVVKAYPDCQIGSYPFFREGRVGANFVIRCTDAEQLARCVGELSTKLDAAGYPVTPGGIALR from the coding sequence ATCGGCGATGAAATCCTTTCCGGACGAACGCAGGACAAGAATGTCGCGCAACTGGCCAAATGGCTGAATGTGCAAGGCATTCGTCTCGCCGAAGTGCGAGTGGTCTCGGATGACGAGGCGGCGATTGTCGAGGCGGTCAACACGCTGCGCGCGCGCAATGATTATCTGTTTACTACCGGCGGTATCGGCCCGACGCATGATGATATCACTGTGGATGCAATCTCCGTGGCGCTCGGCGTTGATGTGGTGGTGCATCCCAAGGCCAAGGCGGTGCTGGAGGCCTATTATGCCGATAAGGGCGGGGTGACCGAGGCGCGATTGCGCATGGCGCGGGTGCCCGATGGCGCGGAGCTGATCGAGAATCGCATGTCCGGCGCGCCGGGGATTCGCCGTGGCAATATCTTTATCATGGCCGGGGTGCCGCATATCATGGCGGGGATGCTCGATGCGCTCACCGGCACATTGGAAGGCGGCGCGCCGTTGATATCCGAGACGCTGGGCTGCTGGACGGCGGAAAGCGAAGTCGCCAATCTGCTCGGCGAAGTGGTGAAGGCCTATCCCGACTGCCAGATTGGCAGCTATCCCTTTTTCCGCGAGGGCCGGGTGGGTGCAAATTTTGTCATACGCTGCACCGATGCCGAGCAACTGGCGCGCTGTGTAGGGGAGCTAAGCACAAAGCTGGACGCAGCGGGCTACCCGGTGACGCCCGGTGGGATTGCTTTGCGGTAA
- a CDS encoding DNA-3-methyladenine glycosylase family protein — protein MGLSTEQLRNGIDSIAAVEPGIARALDLVGYPEPRLRPTGYATLLRTIVGQQVSVAAAASVWNKLEGLLGEDCPPDALIAQDFDALRGCGLSRQKQGYARSLAELVMSGAVNLDALPDDDETAIAELTQIKGIGRWSAEIYLLFAVGRPDIWPAGDLAVQAGIGKILGLDERPSEKETRALADPWSPHRGSIAILTWHCYNNAAL, from the coding sequence ATGGGATTAAGCACCGAGCAGTTACGTAATGGCATTGACAGCATCGCCGCTGTCGAGCCGGGAATTGCCCGCGCGCTTGATCTGGTGGGCTATCCCGAACCGCGTCTGCGCCCCACCGGCTATGCAACGCTGCTGCGCACCATAGTCGGCCAGCAAGTCAGCGTCGCCGCTGCCGCATCAGTGTGGAACAAGCTGGAAGGCTTGCTGGGTGAGGACTGCCCGCCCGATGCGCTGATTGCGCAGGATTTTGATGCCCTGCGCGGCTGCGGCCTGTCACGGCAGAAACAGGGCTATGCCCGATCGCTGGCAGAATTGGTGATGTCGGGTGCGGTCAACCTCGATGCTCTGCCCGATGATGACGAAACCGCGATTGCTGAACTCACCCAGATCAAAGGCATTGGCCGCTGGTCGGCAGAGATTTATCTGCTGTTTGCGGTTGGGCGACCCGATATCTGGCCTGCGGGCGATCTGGCGGTGCAGGCCGGGATTGGCAAGATACTGGGATTGGATGAGCGCCCGTCGGAGAAAGAAACCCGCGCGCTGGCTGATCCCTGGTCACCCCATCGCGGCAGCATCGCGATTTTGACTTGGCATTGCTATAATAATGCGGCGTTGTAG
- a CDS encoding ABC transporter ATP-binding protein — translation MNTDTAATARGPAIAYQGLAKYYGETTAVAPLDIDIAPGTLVALVGASGSGKSTLLKMTNRLIEPSKGNVHIGGEDITTQDAHTLRRAIGYVFQNIGLFPHMTIAQNIGIGPKLAGDEPLSAQDIAELLTLVDLPTDFASRMPDQLSGGQQQRVGVARALAGKPGLMLMDEPFGALDPVTRELLAHEYRRLHDDMGLTTIMVTHDMAEALLVADRIWVMAGGRIAADATPGELLAGGCGPEAEELVAVPRGQAEKLVEARRAALANGQAAS, via the coding sequence ATGAACACCGACACTGCCGCTACGGCGCGCGGCCCCGCTATCGCTTATCAGGGACTTGCCAAATATTATGGCGAAACCACCGCTGTCGCGCCGTTGGACATAGACATTGCGCCGGGGACATTAGTGGCGCTGGTCGGCGCGTCGGGGTCGGGCAAGTCGACGCTGCTGAAGATGACCAACCGCCTGATCGAACCGAGCAAGGGCAATGTGCACATTGGCGGTGAAGATATCACTACGCAGGACGCGCACACATTGCGCCGCGCCATTGGCTATGTGTTTCAGAATATCGGCCTGTTCCCGCATATGACCATCGCCCAGAATATCGGCATCGGGCCGAAGCTGGCGGGCGATGAGCCTTTGTCGGCACAGGATATTGCCGAATTGCTGACCCTTGTTGATCTGCCCACAGACTTTGCCAGCCGGATGCCCGATCAGCTTTCCGGTGGTCAGCAACAACGTGTCGGTGTCGCGAGGGCGCTGGCGGGCAAGCCGGGGCTGATGCTGATGGATGAACCCTTTGGCGCCCTCGACCCTGTGACGCGGGAACTGCTGGCGCATGAATATCGTCGGTTGCATGATGATATGGGGCTGACCACCATCATGGTGACGCATGATATGGCCGAGGCCCTGCTGGTCGCCGACCGCATCTGGGTGATGGCGGGCGGGCGCATCGCCGCCGATGCGACGCCGGGGGAATTGCTGGCGGGTGGTTGCGGGCCGGAAGCCGAAGAACTGGTTGCGGTGCCGCGCGGTCAGGCGGAAAAGCTGGTTGAAGCGCGGCGTGCGGCGCTGGCCAATGGACAGGCCGCATCATGA